A window from Aeromonas rivipollensis encodes these proteins:
- a CDS encoding PhnA domain-containing protein, protein MTINAILQARADAKCELCGAEHALTAFPVPHSPASDDDHSVALCTTCRGQLEQPDTTEVNHWRCLGDSMWSQVPAVQVMAWRQLKNLSARGEIWAQDMLDMMYMEEETKAWAEAGSASDDDDSVPTVDSNGAVLQEGDSVTLIKDLEVKGGGFTAKRGTLVKGIRLTNNPLHIEGKVNGVQIVLVAAYLKKA, encoded by the coding sequence ATGACCATCAATGCCATCCTGCAAGCGCGTGCGGACGCCAAGTGTGAGCTGTGTGGAGCAGAACATGCGCTGACTGCCTTCCCGGTGCCACACTCCCCCGCCAGTGACGATGACCACAGCGTGGCGCTGTGCACCACCTGCCGTGGCCAGCTGGAGCAGCCGGACACCACAGAGGTCAACCACTGGCGCTGCCTGGGTGACAGCATGTGGAGCCAGGTGCCGGCGGTGCAGGTGATGGCATGGCGCCAGCTTAAAAACCTGTCCGCCCGTGGCGAGATCTGGGCCCAGGACATGCTGGACATGATGTACATGGAAGAAGAGACCAAGGCCTGGGCCGAGGCAGGCAGCGCCAGTGACGATGACGACAGCGTACCCACCGTCGACTCCAACGGCGCCGTGCTGCAGGAGGGGGATTCCGTCACCCTGATCAAGGATCTGGAAGTCAAGGGCGGCGGCTTCACCGCCAAGCGTGGCACCCTGGTCAAGGGCATCCGCCTGACCAACAACCCGCTGCACATCGAAGGCAAGGTCAACGGCGTGCAGATAGTGCTGGTCGCGGCCTACCTGAAGAAGGCCTGA
- a CDS encoding LysE family translocator produces MSLDTWMLFLLAYLLATLTPGPNVLLVIKNGLQLGWRPALLTIGANLFCQAIFICLVAMGVGALLQTLPPLFLALKLAGGGYLIYLGYKALRATGSGSQEPQRVGASLPSRSKGSLLREAFLVSASNPKTIIFLCALLPQFLDHQSPLPIQFLTMYLTICVIVSLVHLCYVALARRAGSYFKPLRGQRLFSRITGGIFISMGGAILLSGRP; encoded by the coding sequence ATGAGTCTGGATACATGGATGTTGTTCCTGCTGGCCTATCTGCTGGCGACCCTGACCCCGGGGCCCAATGTGCTGCTGGTGATCAAGAACGGTTTGCAGCTCGGCTGGCGTCCGGCCCTGCTCACCATAGGCGCGAATCTGTTCTGTCAGGCCATCTTCATCTGTCTGGTCGCCATGGGTGTAGGGGCCCTGCTGCAGACCTTGCCACCCCTCTTCCTCGCCCTCAAGCTGGCGGGCGGTGGCTACTTGATCTATCTCGGCTACAAGGCACTGCGGGCAACCGGCTCGGGGAGTCAGGAGCCGCAACGGGTTGGCGCCAGCCTCCCATCAAGGAGCAAGGGCTCCCTGCTGCGGGAAGCCTTCCTGGTGTCGGCCAGCAACCCCAAGACCATCATCTTCCTCTGCGCGCTGCTGCCCCAGTTTCTCGATCACCAGAGCCCGCTACCAATCCAGTTCCTCACCATGTACCTGACCATCTGCGTCATCGTCAGCCTGGTGCACCTCTGCTATGTGGCCCTGGCCAGACGCGCCGGCAGCTACTTCAAGCCGTTGCGCGGCCAGCGCCTGTTCAGCCGCATCACAGGGGGGATCTTCATCTCTATGGGCGGCGCCATCTTGTTGAGCGGCAGACCCTAA
- a CDS encoding VOC family protein, which translates to MNIAIHFEIPVQDLTRAIRFYEAVFEIALERAHIDGNEMALFPLFDGMAGCSGALAKGESYVPSQDGTRVYLKVADIERTMARALTAGGESLYPVTRVSEQVRVAELRDPEGNRIALQEGP; encoded by the coding sequence ATGAATATCGCCATCCATTTTGAAATTCCGGTGCAGGATCTGACGCGAGCCATTCGCTTCTATGAAGCTGTCTTCGAGATAGCCCTCGAGCGGGCGCACATAGATGGCAACGAGATGGCGTTGTTCCCGCTGTTTGACGGCATGGCGGGCTGCTCCGGCGCCCTGGCAAAGGGGGAGAGCTATGTGCCGAGCCAGGACGGTACCCGGGTCTATCTGAAGGTCGCAGACATAGAGCGGACCATGGCCCGGGCACTGACGGCGGGAGGCGAGTCTCTCTATCCCGTCACCCGGGTGAGCGAGCAGGTCCGGGTGGCCGAGCTCAGGGATCCCGAAGGCAACCGCATCGCCTTGCAGGAGGGGCCCTGA
- a CDS encoding methyltransferase has translation MLAHRFRQLDRLLTEERGWWQYQPYHHLSLAFADQAPELAACLNGLSLDEIARLDGDMEALCTLLAPWIPAGAELHALSELDTFVPEPIHCARAMAMYMPGRKQAQIEAFTGCLPAHRGPYLEWCAGKGHLGRLVSLHRGAEILSLELQRTLCEEGRQLAARDGARMQFVEADAFAAESGALIAPHHHAMALHACGELHTHLLEQVVERGARGVTLSPCCYHLIRTSHYRPLSQAAKASALHLGKSDLKLPLQETVTGGARISRLREQEVIWRLAFDCLQREVRGVDQYLPVPNLQKSLLAGSFEAFCDWAAERKGMLLPGGIDHGDFLARGERRFGDVARMELVRHLFRRPLEIWLALDRALFLEEQGYEVELGAFCDKPMTPRNLLIRAVRVRGA, from the coding sequence GTGCTGGCTCACCGTTTTCGACAACTGGATCGCTTGCTGACCGAAGAGAGAGGCTGGTGGCAATACCAGCCCTATCATCATCTGAGCCTGGCCTTCGCCGACCAGGCCCCGGAGCTTGCCGCCTGCCTGAACGGCCTCAGTCTTGACGAGATCGCGCGGCTCGACGGCGACATGGAGGCGCTTTGCACCCTGCTTGCCCCCTGGATCCCGGCAGGGGCCGAGTTGCATGCCCTGAGCGAGCTGGACACCTTTGTCCCCGAACCGATTCACTGCGCCAGGGCCATGGCGATGTACATGCCGGGACGCAAGCAGGCGCAGATAGAAGCCTTCACCGGTTGCCTGCCCGCCCATCGGGGCCCCTATCTGGAGTGGTGCGCCGGCAAGGGCCATCTGGGGCGCCTGGTCTCCCTGCATCGGGGGGCCGAGATCCTGAGCCTCGAATTGCAGCGCACGCTCTGCGAGGAGGGGCGGCAGCTCGCGGCGCGGGATGGTGCCCGCATGCAGTTTGTGGAGGCCGACGCCTTCGCCGCCGAGTCGGGGGCGCTCATCGCCCCGCACCATCACGCCATGGCGCTCCATGCCTGTGGCGAGCTGCATACCCATCTGCTGGAGCAGGTGGTCGAGCGCGGCGCCCGGGGCGTGACCCTCTCCCCCTGTTGCTATCACCTGATCCGCACCTCTCATTACCGCCCCTTGTCACAGGCCGCCAAGGCCAGCGCCCTGCACCTTGGCAAGAGTGACTTGAAGCTGCCGCTGCAGGAGACGGTGACCGGCGGTGCCCGCATCTCCCGCCTGCGCGAGCAGGAGGTGATCTGGCGTCTCGCCTTCGATTGCCTGCAACGGGAGGTGCGCGGGGTGGATCAGTACCTGCCGGTGCCCAACCTGCAAAAGAGCCTGCTGGCGGGCAGTTTCGAGGCCTTCTGTGATTGGGCCGCCGAGCGCAAGGGGATGCTGTTGCCTGGGGGGATAGACCATGGCGACTTCCTCGCCAGGGGGGAGCGGCGCTTTGGGGACGTAGCCCGCATGGAGCTGGTGCGCCATCTGTTTCGCCGCCCGCTGGAGATCTGGCTCGCCCTGGATCGCGCCCTCTTCCTCGAGGAGCAGGGCTATGAGGTAGAGCTGGGGGCGTTTTGCGACAAGCCCATGACCCCTCGCAATCTGCTGATCCGGGCGGTGCGCGTCCGCGGCGCATAA
- a CDS encoding histidine phosphatase family protein codes for MKRTLILVRHGKSSWEEQGLPDRARPLAERGLRDAPLMGRRLAHDKVRPDLILSSPACRALSTANIIAEVLGYRPEEIIMDERLYGADVRTLLEVMGELGDELGCVMLFGHDPEFTDLAHRFSGKITRMPTCAVARFTFDAPSWSAALSQRPVTAVLDYPKKR; via the coding sequence ATGAAGAGAACCCTGATCCTGGTGCGTCACGGCAAGTCGAGCTGGGAAGAGCAGGGGCTGCCTGACAGGGCGCGGCCGCTCGCCGAGCGGGGCCTACGCGACGCGCCCCTGATGGGCAGACGGCTGGCGCACGATAAGGTGAGGCCCGATCTCATCCTCTCGAGCCCCGCCTGCCGGGCCTTGTCGACGGCGAACATCATCGCCGAGGTGCTCGGCTACCGGCCAGAGGAGATAATCATGGACGAGCGGCTCTATGGTGCAGATGTGAGGACCCTGCTTGAGGTGATGGGTGAGCTTGGTGACGAGTTAGGATGCGTCATGCTCTTTGGTCACGATCCCGAGTTCACCGACCTTGCCCACCGTTTTTCCGGCAAGATCACCCGGATGCCGACCTGCGCCGTCGCCCGCTTCACTTTTGACGCTCCCTCCTGGTCGGCCGCCCTGTCGCAAAGGCCGGTGACGGCCGTGCTCGACTATCCGAAAAAGCGGTAG
- a CDS encoding PhzF family phenazine biosynthesis protein, with product MTELVTELVRIAAFSEGSRGGNPAGVWVGAQLPTAEEMQRIAAEVGFSETAFAAPLHREGQGADMRQWRVRYFSPEAEVPFCGHATIALGVALARRFGAGDHALRLSQTEIRVSGWQDEQGQWQAALQSPPTRSKPAPADLMRETLALFGYDAASLDPRIPPALIHGGADHLVLALKDRATLSAMHYSLAQGRLLMRREGLVTILLVHVAGERLFHTRNAFAYGGVYEDSATGAATAAFAGYLRDLHWPHGGAIDIVQGEEMGMPSRLHAEIPAEPGSAVRVSGAARLM from the coding sequence ATGACGGAGCTGGTCACTGAGCTGGTGCGGATCGCCGCCTTTTCCGAAGGATCCCGCGGGGGCAATCCCGCCGGTGTCTGGGTCGGGGCCCAACTGCCGACGGCGGAGGAGATGCAGCGGATCGCCGCAGAGGTCGGATTCTCGGAGACGGCCTTCGCCGCCCCGCTGCACAGGGAGGGGCAAGGCGCAGATATGCGCCAATGGCGGGTGCGCTACTTCTCTCCCGAGGCGGAGGTGCCGTTCTGCGGCCATGCCACCATCGCCCTCGGGGTGGCGCTGGCGCGCCGCTTCGGGGCAGGGGACCATGCCTTGCGCCTCAGTCAGACCGAGATTCGGGTCTCGGGCTGGCAGGATGAGCAGGGGCAATGGCAGGCGGCGCTGCAATCCCCGCCGACCCGCAGCAAACCGGCGCCGGCGGATCTGATGCGCGAAACCCTGGCGCTGTTTGGCTATGACGCGGCCAGCCTGGATCCCCGCATCCCCCCTGCGCTCATTCACGGCGGCGCCGATCATCTGGTGCTGGCGCTCAAGGATCGCGCAACGCTCTCGGCCATGCACTATTCGCTGGCGCAAGGGCGCCTGCTGATGCGCCGCGAGGGCCTCGTGACCATCTTGCTGGTGCATGTGGCCGGGGAGCGGTTGTTCCACACCCGCAATGCCTTCGCCTACGGCGGCGTCTATGAGGACTCGGCCACCGGCGCCGCGACAGCGGCCTTCGCCGGCTACTTGCGCGATCTCCACTGGCCCCACGGCGGTGCCATCGACATAGTGCAGGGGGAAGAGATGGGCATGCCCTCGCGGCTGCATGCCGAGATCCCGGCCGAACCCGGCAGCGCTGTGCGGGTGTCAGGAGCGGCGCGGCTGATGTAA
- a CDS encoding DMT family transporter yields MSHPPVSLAQAHGKVLLFTLLISLSFPIGSALTAVLGPLVVTWVRYLLASLIFVGVLGCQGRFALPSLRDLGRYTLISLPALCYFVAMFVALQETSALDASAFYTTVPLISALAGMLIFRRAIGWGMLLALLGGMVAAALIIFRGDLGQVANLSLSPGNRIYLLGCVAMALNPILIKRYYRGESFLHLTCWTLICATLLLTLVAVPRLIEADWSLVSVPVALGLGYLALFATALSFFLFQQGSVALQPEQVSAYTYLIPVLVLLTGMLTGETVQWEQVGWGVGGVLLTMVVMVLLPIHAGKGRAP; encoded by the coding sequence ATGTCTCACCCCCCTGTTTCTCTTGCGCAGGCCCACGGCAAGGTGCTGCTGTTCACCCTGCTTATCAGCCTCTCCTTTCCCATCGGCAGCGCCCTGACGGCGGTGCTGGGTCCCCTGGTGGTCACCTGGGTGCGCTACCTGCTGGCCTCCCTCATCTTCGTCGGTGTGCTGGGGTGTCAGGGGCGTTTCGCGCTGCCTTCCCTGCGGGATCTGGGGCGTTATACCCTCATCTCGCTGCCAGCTCTTTGTTACTTCGTCGCCATGTTTGTGGCCTTGCAGGAGACCAGCGCACTCGATGCCAGCGCCTTCTACACCACGGTACCGCTGATCAGCGCCCTGGCTGGCATGCTGATCTTTCGGCGGGCCATCGGCTGGGGAATGTTGCTGGCCCTGCTGGGGGGCATGGTGGCCGCGGCGCTCATCATCTTTCGGGGCGATCTGGGGCAGGTGGCTAACCTCAGCCTCAGTCCCGGCAATCGCATCTACCTGCTCGGCTGTGTGGCCATGGCCCTCAACCCCATACTTATCAAGCGCTACTACAGGGGCGAGTCTTTCCTCCACCTGACCTGCTGGACCCTGATCTGCGCCACCCTGCTGCTCACCCTGGTGGCGGTGCCCCGTCTGATCGAGGCCGACTGGAGCCTGGTATCCGTCCCGGTGGCGCTGGGACTCGGTTACCTAGCCCTCTTTGCCACGGCGCTCAGCTTCTTTTTGTTCCAGCAAGGGAGCGTGGCGCTGCAACCCGAGCAGGTATCGGCCTACACCTACCTCATCCCTGTGCTGGTGCTGCTGACCGGCATGCTGACCGGGGAGACAGTACAATGGGAGCAGGTAGGCTGGGGTGTCGGGGGCGTGCTGCTGACCATGGTGGTCATGGTGCTGCTACCCATCCATGCCGGAAAAGGGCGCGCCCCCTGA
- a CDS encoding chitinase produces the protein MFTLKRSAWLIALAWALPSQGAMTIQPDPQTSGGYLIAAPDLAAVEQAKTANPMYGIWSKALATRPNTLVEAIVPRRADNPDNVKRVERVFTESDWDFLTQMAAPEYTYERFLRAVGKFPAFCGDYTDGRNADAICKKSIVTAFAHFAQETGGHIGKENVSDNPLGLEEWQQALVHVREMGWAEGQLGYTTGCGQNDWQNRKWPCSTGQGYFGRGAKQLSYHFNYGAFSEAMFDGNASVLLNNPGLVADSWLNLASAIWFFLTPQAPKPAMLHVIDRTWVPSQREVAAGIGYGFGTTINVINGGIECGEQNKNKGQPVNRIRYWEGLAAHYGIPLLPDEKNSCWQQTPYGSLNLNGATDVLYTNWDGNWKYYADRPGGYSFECELVGFQTAYSALVPGDYEKCVTNFYGSHANWPKVRVVAKLDPAPVDPTDPPVGDVPAWVASKVYTAGNKVSHKGVVYQAKWWTQGNEPGKGDPWAPVN, from the coding sequence ATGTTCACACTCAAGCGCAGCGCCTGGCTCATCGCCCTTGCCTGGGCCTTGCCAAGCCAGGGGGCCATGACGATCCAGCCCGATCCGCAGACCAGCGGCGGCTATCTGATAGCGGCGCCGGATCTCGCCGCCGTTGAACAAGCCAAGACGGCCAACCCCATGTACGGCATCTGGTCAAAGGCATTGGCCACCCGACCCAACACTCTGGTGGAGGCGATTGTGCCGAGGCGAGCCGACAACCCGGACAACGTCAAACGGGTCGAGCGGGTCTTTACCGAGTCGGACTGGGATTTTTTAACCCAGATGGCGGCGCCGGAATATACCTATGAGCGCTTCTTGCGGGCGGTCGGCAAGTTCCCCGCCTTCTGTGGCGACTACACGGACGGGCGCAATGCGGACGCCATCTGCAAAAAATCCATCGTCACCGCCTTCGCCCACTTCGCCCAGGAGACCGGCGGCCATATCGGCAAGGAGAATGTGTCCGACAACCCGCTGGGGCTCGAGGAGTGGCAGCAGGCGCTGGTACATGTGCGCGAGATGGGCTGGGCCGAGGGACAACTCGGCTATACCACCGGCTGTGGCCAGAATGACTGGCAGAACAGGAAATGGCCCTGCAGCACGGGGCAGGGCTACTTTGGCCGTGGCGCTAAACAGCTCTCCTACCACTTCAACTACGGTGCCTTCTCCGAGGCGATGTTTGACGGCAACGCCTCGGTGCTGCTGAACAACCCCGGCCTGGTGGCCGACTCCTGGCTCAACCTCGCCTCCGCCATCTGGTTCTTCCTGACGCCGCAAGCCCCCAAACCCGCCATGTTGCACGTCATCGACAGAACCTGGGTGCCCTCCCAGCGCGAGGTCGCGGCGGGCATCGGCTATGGCTTTGGCACCACCATCAATGTCATCAACGGCGGCATAGAGTGTGGCGAGCAGAACAAGAACAAGGGGCAGCCGGTCAACCGCATCCGTTACTGGGAAGGGCTGGCCGCCCACTACGGAATCCCGCTGCTCCCGGACGAGAAGAACAGCTGCTGGCAGCAGACCCCCTATGGCAGCCTCAACCTGAACGGCGCCACCGACGTGCTTTACACCAACTGGGACGGCAACTGGAAATATTATGCCGACAGGCCAGGTGGCTACTCGTTCGAGTGCGAGCTGGTGGGATTCCAGACCGCCTATTCGGCCTTGGTGCCGGGGGATTACGAGAAGTGCGTGACCAACTTCTACGGCTCCCACGCCAACTGGCCCAAGGTGCGGGTGGTGGCCAAGCTCGATCCCGCGCCCGTTGATCCGACCGACCCGCCCGTGGGAGATGTGCCTGCCTGGGTGGCCAGCAAGGTCTACACCGCAGGCAATAAAGTCAGCCACAAGGGCGTGGTGTATCAGGCGAAGTGGTGGACCCAGGGCAACGAGCCGGGCAAGGGAGATCCCTGGGCGCCGGTGAACTGA